Genomic segment of Coffea arabica cultivar ET-39 chromosome 1e, Coffea Arabica ET-39 HiFi, whole genome shotgun sequence:
ATTGGAGAACCAACTGCCTTTTTTCGTCCTGGAGGAACTGTTTCTCCCGTCATGGCTTCCAGAAGATAAAACTCGCTCACTCCCTTGTCTTGCCTTGACAGTTTTCGACCTGTTCTTTCCACTGCCGTCTGATATCTTCTTTGAGTGCATGGCTGCTTTCAAACcattgcatttacttgatttgttCTACTTGAGTCTCTTACCCTCAAATCAAGAGACAAAACCGAAACATCTTGATGCATATCGTCCATCAAGTCAATCAATACAAAGTGTAACAGAGTTAAGGCCATCAGGGATCAAGTTGAAGCCGCGAAAAGCCGACAGTTTCTTGGACATCAAGTTCCACAACCGAGTCCTAGAAATCCCAGCAATAACTGTGAATGATTTCACTAGGACCCTTCTCCTGAACTGTGTTGCCTGGGAACAATGCCAAGAAGATAAACCAACATACTTCACAGACTATATTTCTTTCATGAATTGTCTCATCCATCGGCCAAGAGATGTAGCATTACTGTGTCTAGATGGGATTATCACAAGATTCTCACAAGATGACATGTATGTGGCTGATTTTTTCAACAATCTTGGGAAAAATGTTGTGATCAACGTCCATAGTTGTTACCTCTACAAGGAGTTCAAAGAGCTGGATGCATACTTCAATAGCTATTGGGCAACCATGATGAGGACTTATTTCAGAAGTCCATGGTCATTTATTTCCGCTTTTTCTGCCTTCCTCATCATTGTTCTTAGTTTTACACAGACCATCATGTCTGTACTAACTTACCAGCGCCAATTTGGATAAGATTAACAAATTTGCCTACATTGTGAttccatcatcatcatcatcatcatcatcattgtggctattttgtttattattgcTGTTTCTGATCAGTAGTAGAGAGTTTTGTAGGATGTATTGTCAATTTACCTTCTATTGTTCTTTCTGGATAATGGATTGTACAACGAGAGTGTGGATGAAACAAATTGTTTATTACCTTTTACAAATGAACCACGATCTTTGTGAACAGATATCAAAAGAGAGGCGTTAAAAAAGGAAcgggaaataaaagaaaatatgggTTCAGGTATGCCAAAACATGCCCGTAAACACTTAGAAGTAGCATggtcaacctgaaattttgtagcatTCTTTGGCATAAGGTTCGTCAAATCTAGTGATTTTCGACTTTGAAATGTGGAGAAAGGCTTGAAAACATTGAATAAGAAACAGTGTGGAAATATTTGTGACAGTGTCAGGCAGAAGAAAGACCAAATAATTACTTTGCAAACACTATTGCAAGCTGATCCTTGTAACATTGAGTTGGGCAAGCTGTAAATGTTGGAATCCAAATGCAGAACACATAACTATTGATACATCAAatgcacaacaatttaatgataaaTAAACCATAAGtatgaaagataaacgacatACAAACGTGGTTCGATTGTAACATTGAAtctacgtccacggagagaaatccgttctttattatgaaaGGAAAActctatacaagaatacaatttgaaTCCAAATCCAGCTCTTGTATACCATTTCTTATCTTCCAAGATCCCTATTTCATCTCCATGTATAAGGTTACATGTTATCCTTGTATGCCCCTTGTGTGTCCCTTATGTAGTATATCAACTCACCTATTTATGGAGAATATTATTTGGTCAAAACCCAAATAACAACAGGAAATCAGTGCTAATTTCTAAATTTGTAGAGAATAGAAAATAACTTCTAAATTCTAAATgaaatagaaaatttcttgattactatttcaaataattaaaaccaattaggaaactaattattttcacacaaaataaaaaatctgtttaaaaaaaattaagttaatttcctaacaaatcgTCACCTTGGCAAATATTTCTTTTAGCAATTATTTGCCTTCACTACATGATACCGAACTACACACCCGAATTAATATAATTCTGATACCAAATTGATTCGATCGACAAATGAACATGTATAATTACTTCGAATCTAATCTCCTGTTGACTCGCGAGAAGTTGCCTCAATTCACCGTCTCCTTTTGCAGGATTTTTTCTCACCACCACTTACAACTCGAGATCCCCTTTTATGAATTCTAACCCTAATCAGTAAAGCAACTAAGTAGTAAAATCACCATATTTTTTTCCATTCTGATGACTGTCGCGCCACGTGTGGTTTCCAAAACTCcacctaaaataaaaaattcataacTGTTAGAATCAGAATTTTCCAACACATGAAAATTagatctctttattttttttaggacACGTGCCACACCATCCAAAGAATATAACAGAGATCTAAAAGCTACCGGGATGAAGTATCAACCGTTAGAGTTATGAGAAAGTCTTCATCGATTCACGTCCAAAATCAACGTTGAACTTTACTTTTTCCTTGACCCTTAATTCACCTATCTAGATTCACCGTCAAATGTCTCCAtgatttttttacttttcatcaTTTACCATCAATACTTTTTACTAAACCATTGAAACAAAGATATCACtcattaaattgtttaattggtAACAGTCACCAACCCACTTGATCTCAATAATTAACCAGGATCCAACTATGAACAACCAAACTCTTGATCTAATCATTCAGTTTATTGGGATCCAAGTGCTTGTGAGCAGGTCAGTCTCACAATTTGACTCTGATGCCAGTTTATTGGGATCCAATCATTGAACACACAACTATTAAGACATCAAGTgcacaacaatttaataatAAATAAGCCACAAATATAaaagataaacgacacacaatatttaatgtGGTTCGACTCTATTATTGAATCTACGTTTATGAAGAGAAAttcgttctttattatgagaagAAAATCATATATAAGAATACAATTTGAATCCAAATCCAACCCTTGTTTACAATCTCTCATCTCTCAAGAACCATTTCTCAtccccatgtataaggctacatattgctcttatgtgctccttgTGTGTCTTTtgtgtagtatgccaacccacCTAATTATAGAGAGTATTATTTGATCAAAACCTAAATAATAACAGAAAATCAGTgctaattcttagattgtacagaataggaaataacttttaaatcttaaacgaaatagaaaatttcttgattactatttcaagtaattaaaatcaattagaaaactaattactttcatacaaaacaaaaaagttaTCTAAAAGAAAGTAAACCAATTTTCTAACAGTAAATATGCCACTGGTGAATATATACAGCATTACTTATAGCAGAGGAATGTTCTTTTAAGAATAAGTCCAGGACTAAACCGTTAAAGGAAGGTGATAGAAACATGGCTTCCTTTCATAGAAAAGTCCAGGGGCATAATGCTAGAAAATAAATTCTATCTTTAACTACTGAATAAAGAGAAAAGGTGGAGGACTACAATCAGATCAAGAATATAGAAGTTCAATCTTATCAGAATTTATTCAGTAAACAACAGTGTTATAGTTTGTCAAAAGCTAGTAAGCTAGAGTCGATAATCACTACCTTTTTGTCTGAAGAAGAGAGGTGTCTGATACAAAAACGTATAACAGATGAAGAAATAAGaaatgttattattatttttgagaTGAAAGCTGGTAAAGCGACTAGGCCTGATGGCTTTACTGCTGACTTTTTCAAAGGGAGTTGGGAAATTATTGCTAGTGATGTGCTGAatgtagtctttt
This window contains:
- the LOC113689498 gene encoding UPF0481 protein At3g47200-like, with product MEYQAINIDESEQEKKLDEDKKGKRAISLPNGNSSNEIKAADHKDDNTLEGRSTHEPESRSWRYHEYADSEGLTSRQQQDQAHFETEDQASVEYSLNLIEGGLEKWRQVAREEGNTSSICIFRLPCGLTGTNEKAEEPELVSIGPYHRGKNHLLKFEEHKWYFLDKILSRNHNNHFSGLSTYLRCMRDLEARARACYSDKLLMSSHDFVEMMLLDACFVVGLLRHLGSSEDSVDEDDPIFTKPWIIPILIRDLLKLENQLPFFVLEELFLPSWLPEDKTRSLPCLALTVFDLFFPLPSDIFFECMAAFKPLHLLDLFYLSLLPSNQETKPKHLDAYRPSSQSIQSVTELRPSGIKLKPRKADSFLDIKFHNRVLEIPAITVNDFTRTLLLNCVAWEQCQEDKPTYFTDYISFMNCLIHRPRDVALLCLDGIITRFSQDDMYVADFFNNLGKNVVINVHSCYLYKEFKELDAYFNSYWATMMRTYFRSPWSFISAFSAFLIIVLSFTQTIMSVLTYQRQFG